A stretch of the Arthrobacter stackebrandtii genome encodes the following:
- a CDS encoding sensor histidine kinase: MITLWKNASLRSQLVAIISALLSVSLLALGATTFLLLHSFLEDQMDTQLTTFQRSIVGYGTVDSQNTGQSPFAFDYYVSFHYSDGTKADQNRRGQDKPVYPTFSMADAEALNGQIFTVPSSDDGAPWRLTVIAPQNFTLTDTSGAKSIYTGYVVVGLPYEALNLTMERLAVVIAGVAILAVTMGTMIAYWTVSRSFRPLSRVEKTAAAIAAGDLSRRVDIENPATEVGRLSGSLNTMLAHIESAFAARTASEKKMRRFVADASHELRTPLVTIRGFSELYRHGALQTPEDVGTAMGRIESEAKRMGELVEDLLMLARIDEQRPLQLKPVDLLIIGHDAVLDARATARDRTFQVIGLDGGPGTPAPGLGDEAKLRQVVANLMGNALRYTPDGSPIEIMVGTRTEGPAKYSVIKIRDHGPGISEEEAPRVFERFYRADSSRDRNTGGSGLGLAIVSAIVASHDGTVRLEQTPGGGATMVIQLPFHAADESAGEAGTPRDDAPGTESADVDSSTA, translated from the coding sequence TTGATTACGTTGTGGAAAAACGCCTCCCTGCGTTCACAGCTGGTGGCCATCATCAGCGCGCTCCTGAGCGTGTCCCTGCTGGCCCTCGGCGCCACGACGTTTCTCCTGCTGCACTCCTTTCTGGAAGACCAGATGGACACGCAGCTGACCACCTTCCAGCGCTCGATCGTGGGCTATGGGACGGTGGATTCGCAGAACACGGGCCAGTCCCCGTTCGCCTTTGACTACTATGTGAGCTTCCACTACTCGGACGGCACCAAGGCGGACCAGAACCGGCGGGGCCAGGACAAGCCCGTGTACCCCACGTTCTCCATGGCGGACGCCGAGGCCCTCAACGGCCAGATCTTCACGGTTCCCAGCAGCGACGACGGCGCCCCCTGGCGCCTGACCGTCATTGCCCCGCAGAACTTCACGCTGACCGATACCTCCGGCGCCAAGAGCATCTACACGGGCTATGTGGTGGTGGGGCTGCCCTACGAGGCACTGAACCTGACCATGGAGCGGCTCGCGGTGGTGATTGCCGGCGTCGCCATCCTGGCCGTCACCATGGGCACCATGATCGCGTACTGGACCGTCAGCCGGTCCTTCCGGCCGCTGAGCCGGGTGGAAAAGACGGCCGCAGCCATTGCCGCGGGCGATCTCTCCCGCCGCGTCGACATTGAGAACCCCGCCACGGAAGTGGGCCGGCTGTCCGGTTCCCTCAACACCATGCTGGCCCACATCGAAAGCGCCTTTGCCGCCCGCACGGCATCGGAAAAAAAGATGCGCCGCTTCGTGGCAGACGCCTCGCACGAACTGCGCACTCCCCTGGTCACCATCCGTGGCTTCTCCGAGCTCTACCGCCACGGCGCCCTGCAAACCCCGGAGGACGTCGGCACCGCCATGGGCCGGATTGAGAGCGAGGCCAAGCGCATGGGCGAGCTCGTCGAAGACCTGCTCATGCTGGCCCGCATCGACGAGCAGCGCCCGCTGCAGCTCAAGCCCGTGGACCTGCTGATCATCGGCCACGATGCCGTGCTGGATGCGCGTGCCACCGCGCGTGACCGCACCTTCCAGGTCATCGGGCTCGACGGCGGGCCCGGCACCCCCGCGCCCGGCCTTGGGGACGAGGCGAAACTGCGCCAGGTCGTGGCGAACCTCATGGGCAACGCCCTTCGCTACACCCCGGACGGTTCCCCGATTGAAATCATGGTGGGCACCCGCACCGAAGGCCCGGCCAAGTATTCCGTCATCAAGATCCGCGACCACGGCCCCGGGATCTCCGAGGAGGAGGCGCCTCGCGTGTTTGAGCGCTTCTACCGCGCCGATTCCTCCCGCGACCGCAACACCGGCGGCAGCGGACTGGGCCTGGCCATTGTCTCGGCCATCGTCGCCTCGCACGATGGCACGGTGCGCCTGGAGCAGACACCCGGCGGCGGCGCCACGATGGTCATCCAGCTGCCGTTCCACGCCGCCGACGAATCCGCCGGGGAGGCAGGCACGCCCCGGGACGATGCGCCCGGCACGGAATCCGCGGACGTTGATTCCTCCACAGCCTAG
- the groL gene encoding chaperonin GroEL (60 kDa chaperone family; promotes refolding of misfolded polypeptides especially under stressful conditions; forms two stacked rings of heptamers to form a barrel-shaped 14mer; ends can be capped by GroES; misfolded proteins enter the barrel where they are refolded when GroES binds): MAKLIAFDEEARRGLERGLNILADAVKVTLGPRGRNVVLEKKWGAPTITNDGVSIAKEIELDDPYEKIGAELVKEVAKKTDDIAGDGTTTATVLAQALVKEGLRNVAAGADPLSLKRGIEKAVEAVIEQLLASSKEIETKEEIAATASISAGDPEIGALIAEALDKVGKEGVITVEESNTFGLELELTEGMRFDKGYISAYFVTDTERQETVLEDPYILIVNSKISSVKDLVAVLEKVMASNKPLLIIAEDIEGEALATLIVNKIRGLFKSVAVKAPGFGDRRKAQLADIAILTGGQVIAEEVGLKLENTTLDLLGKARKVVVTKDETTIVDGAGDAEAIAGRVAQIRAEIENSDSDYDREKLQERLAKLAGGVAVIKAGAATEVELKERKHRIEDAVRNAKAAVEEGIVPGGGVALIQAGVTAFDGLKLTGDEATGANIVRVAIDAPLKQIALNAGMEPGVVVDKVRSLPNGHGLNAATGVYEDLLAAGVNDPVKVTRSALQNAASIAALFLTTEAVIADKPEKAAPAGGGDDMGGMGGMGGF, encoded by the coding sequence ATGGCCAAGCTCATTGCATTTGATGAAGAGGCACGCCGCGGCCTTGAGCGCGGGTTGAACATCCTCGCTGACGCCGTCAAGGTCACCTTGGGCCCGCGCGGCCGCAACGTCGTTCTCGAAAAGAAGTGGGGCGCCCCCACGATCACCAACGACGGTGTGTCCATCGCCAAGGAAATCGAACTTGACGATCCTTACGAGAAGATCGGCGCAGAGCTGGTCAAGGAAGTCGCCAAGAAGACTGACGACATCGCAGGCGACGGCACCACCACGGCCACCGTGCTGGCCCAGGCCCTCGTCAAGGAAGGCCTGCGCAACGTTGCTGCCGGCGCCGACCCGCTGTCCCTGAAGCGCGGCATCGAAAAGGCCGTTGAAGCCGTCATCGAGCAGCTGCTGGCTTCCTCCAAGGAAATCGAGACCAAGGAAGAAATCGCCGCCACCGCGTCGATCTCTGCCGGCGATCCCGAAATTGGTGCACTCATTGCCGAAGCCCTGGACAAGGTCGGCAAGGAAGGCGTCATCACCGTCGAGGAGTCCAACACCTTCGGCCTGGAGCTTGAGCTCACCGAGGGCATGCGCTTCGACAAGGGCTACATCTCCGCCTACTTTGTCACGGACACCGAGCGTCAGGAAACGGTTCTTGAAGACCCGTACATCCTGATCGTCAACTCCAAGATCTCCAGCGTCAAGGACCTGGTTGCCGTCCTCGAGAAGGTCATGGCGTCCAACAAGCCGCTGCTGATCATCGCCGAAGACATCGAAGGCGAAGCCCTTGCCACGTTGATCGTGAACAAGATCCGCGGCCTGTTCAAGTCTGTTGCCGTCAAGGCTCCCGGCTTCGGCGACCGCCGCAAGGCCCAGCTGGCTGACATTGCCATCCTCACCGGTGGCCAGGTCATCGCCGAGGAAGTTGGCCTCAAGCTCGAGAACACCACCCTTGACCTGCTGGGCAAGGCTCGCAAGGTTGTTGTCACCAAGGACGAGACCACCATCGTTGACGGTGCCGGCGACGCTGAGGCCATCGCTGGCCGCGTTGCACAGATCCGTGCCGAGATCGAAAACTCCGATTCCGACTACGACCGCGAGAAGCTGCAGGAGCGCCTGGCCAAGCTGGCCGGCGGCGTTGCAGTCATCAAGGCCGGTGCCGCAACCGAGGTTGAGCTCAAGGAGCGCAAGCACCGCATCGAAGATGCAGTGCGCAACGCCAAGGCTGCCGTTGAAGAAGGCATCGTCCCCGGCGGCGGCGTGGCCCTCATCCAGGCCGGCGTCACCGCATTCGACGGCCTCAAGCTCACCGGCGATGAAGCAACGGGCGCCAACATCGTCCGCGTTGCCATCGATGCACCGCTGAAGCAGATCGCCCTCAATGCAGGCATGGAGCCCGGCGTTGTGGTGGACAAGGTCCGCTCACTGCCCAACGGCCACGGCCTGAACGCTGCAACCGGCGTCTACGAGGACCTGCTCGCCGCAGGCGTCAACGACCCGGTCAAGGTGACCCGCTCTGCCCTGCAGAACGCGGCCTCCATTGCCGCACTGTTCCTCACCACCGAAGCGGTCATCGCGGACAAGCCTGAGAAGGCTGCCCCGGCCGGCGGCGGCGACGACATGGGTGGCATGGGCGGCATGGGCGGTTTCTAA
- a CDS encoding sulfatase family protein, protein MNILLIMADQFAAHALTRPRPEHAHFSTPNLDRLAASSTVFTEAYTPFPLCVPARSAMVTGKYPHQLGIMSNKLNEAGQGGGTPGPAEPGHGPESLGHWFTAAGYDCAYAGKWHALQASATADDGFDPIHPFGDEGLVESCHAWLGGRGKPSRPVPGGPAKERPFFLVASFDDPHTICEYARSQPMPYGPVPRVAAADSPPLPPNFHKAPYAPEAPGMEQLAAARLYGTAGYGPDEWRQYRQAYAALVARLDQRIGQLLEGIDLAGTAVVFVSDHGDGDASHGWNQKTALHQECIKVPFMVHVPGRPAGVVGEPVAAVLGLLPTLCQIAGIAAPDGLATASALDGDGAPVVVQTSFQDASALPGAGTSGRALIHGDWKYAVYSWGTHREQLHNLAADPGEQRNLAVESSCAPDLEDMRERLLDWALASGDTGFLKRLVLPASAASGLHGEIFHVPY, encoded by the coding sequence ATGAACATCCTGCTCATCATGGCCGACCAGTTCGCCGCCCATGCCCTGACGCGCCCGCGCCCGGAGCATGCACATTTCAGCACGCCGAACCTTGACCGGCTGGCGGCCTCTTCCACCGTGTTCACCGAGGCGTACACGCCGTTTCCGCTGTGCGTGCCGGCCCGCAGCGCCATGGTCACCGGGAAGTACCCGCACCAGCTGGGCATCATGTCCAACAAGTTGAACGAGGCCGGGCAGGGCGGCGGCACGCCGGGGCCCGCCGAACCCGGCCACGGCCCGGAGTCGCTGGGGCACTGGTTCACGGCCGCGGGCTACGACTGTGCCTACGCAGGCAAGTGGCATGCCCTCCAGGCCAGCGCCACCGCGGATGACGGATTCGACCCCATCCACCCCTTTGGCGACGAGGGCCTGGTGGAGTCATGCCACGCGTGGCTCGGGGGCCGGGGGAAGCCCTCGCGCCCGGTGCCCGGCGGGCCCGCGAAGGAACGCCCGTTCTTCCTTGTCGCTTCCTTCGACGACCCCCACACCATCTGCGAATACGCCCGCTCCCAGCCCATGCCGTATGGTCCCGTTCCCCGGGTTGCCGCAGCGGATTCGCCGCCCCTGCCGCCCAATTTCCACAAGGCGCCATACGCGCCCGAGGCCCCGGGGATGGAACAGCTGGCCGCCGCGCGCCTCTACGGGACGGCAGGGTATGGCCCGGATGAATGGCGCCAGTACCGGCAGGCCTACGCCGCGCTGGTGGCCCGCCTTGACCAACGCATTGGGCAGCTGCTGGAAGGGATCGACCTGGCGGGCACCGCCGTCGTCTTTGTCAGCGACCACGGCGACGGCGACGCCTCCCACGGCTGGAACCAAAAGACCGCACTGCACCAGGAATGCATCAAGGTTCCCTTCATGGTCCATGTTCCGGGGCGTCCGGCGGGAGTGGTCGGGGAGCCCGTGGCCGCCGTGCTGGGGCTGCTGCCCACGCTGTGCCAGATCGCGGGGATTGCGGCACCGGACGGCCTCGCGACGGCGTCGGCCCTGGACGGCGACGGCGCGCCGGTGGTGGTGCAAACCTCGTTCCAGGACGCGTCCGCACTGCCCGGCGCCGGCACCTCCGGGCGCGCGCTCATCCACGGGGACTGGAAATATGCCGTGTACAGCTGGGGCACGCACCGCGAACAGTTGCACAACTTGGCTGCGGACCCCGGAGAGCAGCGCAACCTGGCCGTGGAAAGCTCCTGCGCGCCCGACCTCGAGGACATGCGCGAACGCCTGCTGGACTGGGCCCTTGCCAGCGGCGACACCGGGTTTCTGAAGCGGCTGGTCCTGCCGGCGTCCGCGGCATCCGGGCTGCATGGGGAAATCTTTCACGTCCCGTACTAG
- a CDS encoding response regulator transcription factor, with protein sequence MKKTGPEAKLLVVDDEPNIRELLSTSLRFAGFEVIAAANGRDALAAAEEHNPDLAVLDVMLPDMDGFTVTRRLRAAGRHFPVLFLTARDDTEDKVTGLTVGGDDYVTKPFSLDEVVARIRAVLRRTQPLEDDDAVLRVADLELDDDAHEVRRAGKTVELSPTEFKLLRYLMLNPNRVLSKAQILDHVWEYDFNGDASIVESYISYLRRKVDIDASLPALIQTKRGVGYVLRTPDKR encoded by the coding sequence GTGAAAAAGACCGGACCTGAAGCCAAGCTGCTCGTTGTTGACGACGAGCCCAATATTCGCGAACTCCTCTCCACCTCCCTGCGCTTCGCCGGGTTTGAGGTCATCGCCGCAGCCAACGGGCGCGACGCCCTGGCCGCGGCCGAAGAGCACAACCCCGACCTTGCCGTCCTTGACGTCATGCTGCCGGACATGGACGGATTTACGGTCACCCGCCGCCTGCGTGCGGCCGGCCGCCATTTCCCCGTGCTGTTCCTGACGGCCCGCGACGACACCGAGGACAAGGTCACCGGCCTGACGGTGGGCGGCGACGACTACGTCACCAAGCCGTTCAGCCTGGATGAGGTGGTGGCCCGCATCCGTGCCGTGCTGCGCCGCACCCAGCCCCTCGAGGACGACGACGCCGTGCTGCGCGTTGCGGACCTGGAGCTCGACGACGACGCCCACGAGGTGCGCCGCGCCGGCAAGACGGTGGAGCTCTCCCCCACCGAATTCAAGCTGCTGCGCTACCTGATGCTCAACCCCAACCGCGTGCTGTCCAAGGCCCAGATCCTTGACCACGTGTGGGAGTACGACTTCAACGGCGACGCCTCCATTGTCGAGTCCTACATCTCCTACCTGCGCCGCAAGGTGGACATCGACGCCTCGCTGCCTGCCCTGATCCAGACCAAGCGCGGCGTGGGCTACGTGCTGCGGACCCCCGACAAGCGCTAG
- a CDS encoding ribonuclease HI family protein: MTIVAAADGSALGNPGPAGWAWYVNENCWRAGGWDHGTNNMGELMAVLDLFKSTAHVPEEPLHILCDSQYVINSVTKWMPGWKRKGWKKSDGKPVLNLDLLKEIDAALVGRNYTFEWVKGHAGHELNEAADDRARAAATAHQGKRLPNAGPGFPGAGQAAAVPPAAATPEAAQHGRAAPLFAEPALFEDAGQPDLFSMLDDEPDPSFAGGRESQLEAVIDLERELLAPAVRADPIRLGELLHPDFEEIGASGRVWSRQAILELLADEAAAEVGLDVLSLNQVDGNSALLTYRSLAASGNALRSSLWQRHDGQWRLRFHQGTREA, encoded by the coding sequence ATGACGATTGTTGCTGCAGCCGATGGTTCGGCCCTTGGAAATCCCGGTCCCGCTGGCTGGGCATGGTATGTGAATGAGAACTGCTGGCGTGCCGGCGGATGGGACCACGGCACCAACAACATGGGCGAGCTCATGGCCGTCCTGGACCTGTTCAAGTCCACGGCACATGTGCCGGAAGAGCCGCTGCACATCTTGTGCGACAGCCAATACGTCATCAACAGCGTCACCAAGTGGATGCCGGGATGGAAGCGCAAGGGCTGGAAGAAGTCCGACGGAAAGCCTGTCCTGAACCTTGACCTCCTGAAGGAGATCGACGCCGCCCTGGTGGGCCGCAACTACACCTTCGAATGGGTCAAGGGCCATGCGGGCCACGAACTGAACGAGGCTGCCGACGACCGTGCCCGCGCGGCCGCCACGGCCCACCAGGGCAAGCGCCTGCCCAATGCGGGCCCGGGTTTCCCCGGGGCCGGCCAGGCCGCTGCAGTGCCGCCCGCGGCTGCCACTCCAGAGGCGGCGCAGCACGGCCGTGCGGCCCCGCTGTTTGCCGAGCCTGCCCTCTTTGAAGACGCCGGGCAGCCCGACCTCTTCTCCATGCTGGACGACGAGCCCGACCCGTCGTTTGCCGGCGGCAGGGAATCACAGCTTGAAGCCGTCATCGACCTCGAACGGGAGCTGCTGGCTCCCGCCGTGCGTGCTGACCCGATCAGGCTGGGCGAGCTGCTGCACCCTGACTTTGAAGAGATCGGGGCCTCAGGCCGGGTCTGGTCCCGGCAGGCGATCCTGGAACTGCTGGCCGATGAGGCAGCCGCCGAGGTGGGCCTGGACGTCCTCAGCCTCAACCAGGTGGACGGCAACTCTGCTCTCCTGACGTACCGCAGCCTTGCTGCGTCGGGCAACGCGCTGCGCAGCTCGCTGTGGCAGCGGCATGACGGCCAGTGGCGCCTGCGCTTCCACCAGGGGACGCGCGAGGCGTAG
- a CDS encoding uracil-DNA glycosylase — protein MDSAPSLFDLPEPAPWNARELAALKQLEQNPLELLSPDWAQQLAPLEPVLRTLGAMLSGEYDAGTRFLPPPTRVLRALGSPMAEVKVLIVGQDPYPTPGHSVGLAFSVDRQTRPLPRSLNNIYRELQADLGIAPAAHGDLSAWAGQGVLLLNRVLTVAPGAAGSHRRRGWEEVTEAVIAALAARNKPLVSVLWGKDAQRLAPLLEGTAVIESAHPSPLSASRGFFGSRPFSRANDLLSAQGASPVEWKLPA, from the coding sequence ATGGACAGCGCACCCTCCCTCTTCGACCTCCCCGAACCCGCCCCTTGGAACGCCCGGGAACTGGCGGCACTGAAGCAGCTCGAGCAGAACCCGCTGGAGCTGCTGTCCCCTGACTGGGCGCAGCAGCTGGCCCCGCTCGAGCCCGTCCTGCGCACCCTGGGCGCCATGCTCTCCGGGGAGTACGACGCCGGCACCCGCTTCCTGCCCCCGCCCACCAGGGTGCTGCGCGCCCTGGGCTCCCCCATGGCGGAGGTCAAGGTCCTGATTGTGGGCCAGGACCCGTACCCCACGCCGGGCCATTCGGTGGGTCTGGCGTTCTCCGTGGACAGGCAGACCCGGCCCCTGCCGCGCAGCCTGAACAACATCTACAGGGAGCTGCAGGCGGACCTGGGCATTGCCCCTGCCGCGCACGGGGACCTCAGCGCCTGGGCCGGGCAGGGCGTCCTGCTGCTGAACCGGGTGCTCACGGTGGCGCCGGGAGCGGCAGGCTCGCACCGCCGTCGCGGGTGGGAAGAAGTCACCGAGGCTGTCATTGCCGCCCTGGCCGCCAGGAACAAGCCACTGGTCAGCGTGTTGTGGGGCAAGGACGCCCAGCGCCTGGCGCCGCTGCTGGAGGGGACGGCCGTGATCGAGTCTGCGCACCCGAGCCCACTGTCGGCGTCGCGCGGCTTCTTCGGCTCCAGGCCGTTCAGCCGGGCCAATGATCTGCTCTCAGCGCAAGGGGCCTCCCCCGTGGAGTGGAAGCTGCCCGCGTGA
- a CDS encoding WXG100 family type VII secretion target translates to MAQFNVNSDDLMLKSSAVRGSVDRIRMEVDAMKRNVLDLQSTWTGAAATNFQALLQEWHATELKVESSLESINGALSMAASQYAQAEDANARMFSIR, encoded by the coding sequence ATGGCACAGTTCAACGTCAACAGCGACGACCTCATGCTCAAAAGCTCCGCGGTCCGCGGCTCCGTGGACCGCATCCGGATGGAGGTTGATGCCATGAAACGCAACGTCCTGGACTTGCAGTCCACGTGGACTGGCGCAGCAGCCACCAACTTCCAGGCCCTGCTCCAGGAATGGCATGCAACCGAGCTGAAGGTGGAGTCGTCACTGGAAAGCATCAATGGTGCCCTGTCCATGGCCGCCAGCCAGTACGCCCAGGCCGAGGACGCCAACGCACGCATGTTCAGCATCCGCTGA
- a CDS encoding DUF3263 domain-containing protein, translated as MAEAIAHGHVPADHAGPSEGGLSGRDRQMLDLERQWWKYAGAKEQAIRDMFDLSATHYYQVLNALIDTEAALSYDPMLVKRLRRLRTSRQQARSARRLGN; from the coding sequence GTGGCTGAAGCCATTGCGCACGGGCACGTCCCGGCGGACCACGCGGGCCCCTCCGAGGGCGGCCTCAGTGGGCGGGACCGGCAAATGCTGGACCTGGAACGGCAGTGGTGGAAGTATGCCGGTGCCAAGGAGCAGGCCATCAGGGACATGTTTGATCTCTCGGCCACGCACTACTACCAGGTGCTCAACGCGTTGATAGACACGGAGGCTGCGCTGAGCTATGACCCCATGCTGGTCAAACGTTTGCGTAGACTACGTACGTCACGTCAACAGGCCCGATCGGCCCGCCGACTGGGCAACTGA
- a CDS encoding LytR C-terminal domain-containing protein, whose amino-acid sequence MSKYPRDEFDAVEENSARYGVHRASMETQSRSLLPMMIVGVAALCIGLLAFFLMPKVLNNNSSPNAGKTSTAASAPASVPASEPPAPATSEPAPEPTPEPTPEAVVDKAVPVAVFNAAGVAGLAARYSDTITADGWTVAQAANWAGVPQATSVIYYSDPAQKDNAAALGALLNIPTQVESAELGLQLAVVLGPGAQ is encoded by the coding sequence ATGAGTAAATACCCGCGCGATGAATTTGATGCCGTCGAGGAGAATTCGGCCCGTTACGGTGTCCACAGGGCCTCGATGGAGACCCAGTCGCGCTCGCTGTTGCCCATGATGATCGTTGGTGTGGCTGCCCTGTGCATCGGACTTTTGGCGTTCTTCCTCATGCCCAAGGTGCTCAACAACAACAGCTCTCCCAATGCCGGGAAAACCTCGACGGCGGCCAGCGCACCTGCCAGCGTGCCTGCCTCCGAACCCCCCGCCCCGGCCACGTCCGAGCCTGCCCCCGAGCCCACGCCGGAGCCCACACCGGAGGCGGTCGTGGACAAGGCTGTCCCCGTGGCCGTCTTCAACGCCGCGGGCGTCGCCGGACTGGCGGCCCGCTACTCCGACACCATTACGGCCGACGGATGGACTGTGGCGCAGGCGGCCAACTGGGCCGGGGTCCCGCAGGCAACCTCGGTCATCTATTACAGCGACCCGGCACAGAAAGACAATGCGGCAGCGCTGGGCGCCTTGTTGAACATCCCCACGCAGGTGGAGTCGGCCGAGCTCGGCCTTCAGCTGGCCGTGGTGCTGGGCCCCGGCGCCCAATAG
- a CDS encoding sulfatase family protein, producing the protein MPAPNLLFIVADQFRAMCLEPGGDPVSTPFLDAMASDGVSLTNAVSSYPVCSPHRAMMMSGQYPEANGVTHNVNSETAEWGVGLRPDAPSWAAVLRDAGYNTGYIGKWHLEAPVPEDAIHGAGPLEDGRYWDAWSPPDRRHGFDYWYSYGCCDEHLTPHYWTSNAARHQRSNVTGWSAAHETDVAIEFLKQASGKGSNGADPTPFALAVSWNPPHQPFDQLPPDYDTSYASLAPEVLLNRPNVELHTDVGREAAAIAPLYYAAVTAIDAQVGRLLQTLDELGLAQDTLVIFTSDHGQQMGSHGLLYKNVPYEESMRIPFVLRWSGRLEASAAENAGISSIDIAPTILGLLGRGADVPSAMAGRDLSPALLARGEPARMGDAAGSHGAPSSLYFYYPRNKGDVDIRGLRTATGKIIARFNAQDGLSTAVYDLVNDPFELHNIADPHMVRAMARELAAALAAAGQTWTGAAALAALAEPAETNMGVQA; encoded by the coding sequence GTGCCTGCACCCAACCTGCTGTTCATCGTCGCCGACCAGTTCCGGGCCATGTGCCTGGAACCGGGCGGCGACCCTGTTTCCACCCCGTTTTTGGATGCCATGGCGTCCGACGGCGTGTCCCTCACCAACGCTGTCAGCAGCTACCCGGTATGCAGCCCCCACCGGGCCATGATGATGAGCGGGCAGTACCCGGAAGCCAATGGCGTCACCCACAACGTCAATTCAGAGACGGCCGAATGGGGTGTGGGCCTGCGCCCGGACGCCCCGTCCTGGGCGGCCGTACTGCGCGATGCCGGCTACAACACCGGTTACATTGGCAAGTGGCACCTCGAGGCGCCCGTGCCCGAGGACGCCATCCACGGTGCCGGACCGCTCGAGGACGGGCGCTACTGGGACGCCTGGTCGCCGCCGGACCGCCGCCATGGCTTTGATTATTGGTATTCCTACGGCTGCTGCGATGAGCACCTCACCCCTCATTACTGGACAAGCAACGCTGCGAGGCACCAGCGCAGCAACGTCACCGGGTGGTCGGCCGCCCATGAGACGGACGTGGCCATTGAGTTCCTCAAGCAGGCCTCCGGTAAAGGCTCAAACGGGGCCGATCCAACGCCGTTTGCCCTGGCCGTGTCCTGGAACCCGCCGCACCAGCCCTTCGACCAGCTGCCGCCGGACTACGACACCAGCTACGCATCCCTGGCACCTGAGGTTTTGCTGAACCGGCCCAATGTGGAGCTGCATACCGACGTGGGGCGGGAAGCTGCGGCCATCGCGCCCCTCTACTACGCGGCCGTCACCGCCATTGATGCCCAGGTGGGCCGGCTCCTCCAGACGCTGGACGAACTGGGCCTGGCCCAGGACACACTGGTCATCTTCACCTCCGACCACGGACAGCAAATGGGCAGCCACGGCCTGCTCTACAAGAACGTGCCCTACGAGGAATCGATGCGCATCCCCTTTGTTCTGCGCTGGTCCGGGCGGCTCGAGGCATCAGCGGCCGAGAATGCGGGAATCTCCAGCATCGACATCGCCCCCACCATTCTGGGACTGCTGGGCCGCGGCGCCGACGTGCCGTCCGCCATGGCCGGCCGCGACCTCTCACCCGCGCTCCTTGCCCGGGGCGAGCCCGCACGAATGGGGGACGCAGCTGGCAGCCACGGTGCGCCGTCGTCCCTGTATTTCTACTACCCGCGCAACAAAGGCGATGTGGACATCCGGGGCCTGCGCACCGCCACGGGAAAGATCATTGCCCGGTTCAACGCGCAGGACGGTCTCAGCACGGCCGTCTACGACCTCGTGAACGACCCGTTCGAATTGCACAACATCGCCGATCCCCACATGGTCAGGGCCATGGCCCGGGAACTTGCCGCGGCCCTGGCCGCAGCCGGACAAACATGGACCGGAGCCGCTGCCCTGGCTGCGCTGGCGGAGCCGGCAGAAACCAACATGGGAGTACAAGCATGA
- a CDS encoding TM2 domain-containing protein, whose product MSENTQPEQNPLGLNKPTEVPAGYDQPAPVDTPVPPAYGTPSYGQPDAPAPEAPAYQQPQGYPQQNVQPGAPYQQPYQQPGFAVAGAQKSKVVAGVLGILLGSLGIHNFYLGYNKKALIQLLVSVLSFGFLAWAIGIWGLIEGILILVGSENFRTDANGVPLKE is encoded by the coding sequence ATGAGTGAGAACACCCAACCCGAGCAAAACCCGCTGGGCCTGAACAAGCCCACGGAAGTTCCGGCCGGCTACGACCAGCCGGCGCCGGTGGACACCCCGGTGCCGCCCGCCTACGGCACGCCCAGCTACGGGCAGCCCGATGCCCCGGCACCGGAGGCACCGGCCTACCAGCAGCCCCAGGGCTACCCGCAGCAGAACGTCCAGCCTGGCGCCCCGTACCAGCAGCCCTACCAGCAGCCCGGCTTCGCCGTGGCCGGGGCCCAGAAGTCGAAAGTCGTTGCCGGTGTCCTCGGCATCCTGCTCGGCTCCCTGGGCATCCACAACTTCTACCTCGGCTACAACAAGAAGGCCCTCATTCAGCTGCTCGTCTCGGTGCTGAGCTTCGGCTTCCTTGCCTGGGCCATCGGCATCTGGGGCCTCATCGAAGGCATCTTGATCCTGGTGGGCAGCGAGAACTTCCGCACCGACGCCAATGGCGTCCCCCTGAAGGAGTAA